One Xyrauchen texanus isolate HMW12.3.18 chromosome 44, RBS_HiC_50CHRs, whole genome shotgun sequence DNA segment encodes these proteins:
- the hic2 gene encoding hypermethylated in cancer 2 protein, producing MELPNHAKQLLLQLNQQRAKGYLCDVIIVVENALFRAHKNILAASSIYFKSLILHDNLINLDTDMVNPSVFRQVLDFIYTGKLLSSDQFSDHNFNALLTAASYLQLHDLAALCRKELKRNGRSLLNKPTTPTNGRTSRNQRLSSTPVTLNQMSGLKDNEKTKEHKELLKDELSEDEIFVRNSANSLSPSTSKNGSNGNSSCGMQELGLDLSKKSPSGSTATEEVSPSSIPQESPQSASESTANSASFDENTNTQNLTGGEPMELGGGEREESQPLPDRDQQKSSRQVARQRRKPKSEGKKGEDPDRGPLLNGVAKRLNVAGERLPGGNGNSEMSFQCKDEEDGLENGQEHSEESGQSGSEGGRNSANYVYRQEGFEPALGDNLYVCIPCGKGFPSSEELNSHVETHTEEELYIKEEDDDSYPKEDEIEAEDLSSQITHVHGTESRRFSCSVCNKSYKDPATLRQHEKTHWLTRPFPCNICGKMFTQRGTMTRHMRSHLGLKPFACDECGMRFTRQYRLTEHMRVHSGEKPYECQLCGGKFTQQRNLISHLRMHTSPS from the coding sequence ATGGAATTGCCAAATCATGCCAAACAATTGCTGCTGCAGCTGAACCAACAAAGAGCCAAAGGTTATCTGTGTGATGTGATCATAGTTGTAGAAAATGCCCTTTTTCGGGCACACAAGAACATCCTGGCCGCCAGCAGTATTTATTTCAAATCCCTTATTCTTCATGACAACTTGATTAACCTCGACACGGACATGGTCAACCCGTCGGTTTTCCGGCAGGTTCTAGACTTCATTTACACTGGAAAGCTTTTGTCCTCTGATCAGTTCAGTGACCACAATTTCAATGCCCTTCTCACAGCAGCAAGCTACCTCCAACTTCATGACCTGGCTGCTCTCTGCAGAAAGGAGCTTAAGCGCAATGGAAGATCCCTTCTTAATAAACCCACAACTCCTACCAATGGAAGAACTTCTAGGAACCAAAGGTTGTCCTCTACTCCTGTAACTCTAAACCAAATGTCTGGGTTAAAGGACAATGAGAAGACAAAGGAGCACAAGGAGCTACTCAAAGATGAGTTGTCTGAGGATGAGATTTTTGTGAGAAACTCTGCAAATTCGCTCAGTCCCTCTACGAGTAAAAATGGAAGCAATGGTAACAGCAGTTGTGGCATGCAGGAACTTGGCCTGGACCTTTCCAAGAAAAGCCCCTCAGGGAGCACAGCCACCGAAGAAGTAAGTCCCAGCAGTATCCCACAAGAATCACCTCAGTCTGCCTCAGAATCCACAGCCAACAGTGCCTCATTCGATGAGAACACCAACACACAGAACCTCACTGGTGGAGAACCCATGGAGCTTGGTGGAGGAGAACGTGAAGAGAGCCAACCACTTCCGGACAGGGACCAGCAGAAAAGTTCCCGTCAGGTTGCACGGCAGAGGCGGAAACCCAAGAGTGAAGGCAAAAAAGGTGAAGACCCGGATCGAGGGCCTTTACTCAATGGAGTTGCCAAAAGATTAAATGTGGCTGGTGAAAGACTCCCTGGTGGAAATGGCAACTCCGAGATGTCCTTCCAGTGCAAAGATGAGGAAGATGGTTTAGAAAATGGGCAAGAGCACAGTGAAGAGAGTGGACAAAGTGGGAGCGAAGGTGGGCGGAATAGTGCCAATTACGTCTATCGCCAGGAAGGTTTCGAGCCTGCCCTCGGTGACAACCTTTACGTTTGTATACCCTGTGGTAAGGGGTTCCCAAGCTCTGAGGAGCTCAATTCCCATGTGGAGACCCATACAGAGGAAGAGCTGTACATCAAAGAGGAGGATGATGACTCCTATCCAAAGGAAGATGAAATAGAAGCGGAAGACTTGTCTTCGCAAATAACACATGTCCACGGCACCGAGTCGCGTCGCTTCAGCTGCTCTGTCTGCAACAAGAGCTACAAAGATCCTGCCACTCTCCGTCAACACGAGAAGACCCACTGGCTCACCCGTCCCTTCCCCTGCAATATCTGCGGCAAGATGTTCACCCAGCGTGGCACTATGACGCGCCACATGCGCAGCCATCTGGGGCTGAAGCCCTTCGCCTGCGATGAGTGTGGCATGCGCTTTACCCGGCAATACCGGCTCACAGAGCACATGCGGGTCCACTCAGGTGAGAAGCCGTACGAATGTCAGCTATGTGGGGGCAAGTTTACCCAGCAGCGTAA